A genome region from Glycine max cultivar Williams 82 chromosome 5, Glycine_max_v4.0, whole genome shotgun sequence includes the following:
- the LOC100791666 gene encoding uncharacterized protein isoform X1, whose translation MMRRTNANDARADNNTLDTINAAAFAIASAQNRVSQPSTQKKRWGSWLGKIGCFGYKKTRKRIGHAVLVPEPTTNGADPAAAASSIQAPSITLPFVAPPSSPASFFQSEPPSTAQSPIGKVSHTCVSASIYSPGGPASIFAIGPYAHETQLVSPPVFSASSTAPFTPPPESVHMTTPSSPEVPFAQLLDPNNKNSETFQRFQISHYDFQSYQFHPGSPVGQLISPRSAISVSGTSSPLPDSEFNATFAHILDFQRADPPKLLNLDNKLSSCENQKSNHGSGSLTPDAARSTTQSGFLSNHWVSEIKMSPHPSNNRLNEISINHRVSFELSAQKVLKSLENKPAASAWTNVLPKLKNDAPTTDKEEKSEESALDDKQVVSEAHNDQPLETTLGGDKATTVHEKDQSLTLSSAKEFNFDNADGGDSLAPNIVADWWANEKVAGKEREASKDWSFFPMIQPGVS comes from the exons ATGATGCGAAGAACTAATGCCAATGATGCCAGAGCTGATAACAACACTTTGGATACTATAAACGCTGCTGCTTTTGCCATAGCCTCTGCCCAGAACCGCGTTTCTCAACCTTCTACCCAG AAGAAAAGATGGGGAAGCTGgttgggcaaaattgggtgttttGGATATAAAAAAACCCGAAAGCGCATTGGGCATGCTGTCCTAGTTCCAGAACCAACCACCAATGGAGCTGATCCTGCTGCAGCTGCTAGTTCAATTCAAGCACCTAGTATAACGCTTCCTTTCGTAGCACCTCCCTCATCTCCTGCATCTTTCTTTCAATCAGAACCTCCATCAACTGCACAGTCACCAATTGGGAAAGTATCTCACACTTGTGTGTCTGCCAGCATCTACTCTCCTGGTGGCCCCGCCTCAATCTTTGCCATTGGACCTTATGCCCATGAAACCCAATTAGTCTCACCACCTGTTTTCTCGGCATCATCCACTGCTCCTTTCACTCCACCTCCTGAATCCGTCCACATGACTACACCTTCCTCGCCCGAGGTTCCATTTGCTCAGCTACTTGACCCCAACAATAAGAACAGTGAAACCTTTCAGAGGTTCCAAATATCTCACTATGACTTCCAATCCTATCAGTTTCATCCTGGAAGCCCTGTTGGTCAACTCATATCACCAAGATCTGCCATCTCAGTTTCCGGCACCTCATCGCCACTCCCTGACTCTGAATTTAATGCCACTTTCGCCCATATCCTTGATTTCCAAAGAGCAGACCCTCCGAAGCTTCTCAACTTAGATAATAAACTGTCTTCTTGTGAAAACCAGAAGTCAAATCATGGTTCCGGGTCTCTGACCCCAGATGCTGCAAGGTCCACAACTCAATCTGGTTTTCTATCAAATCATTGGGTTTCTGAGATCAAAATGTCCCCACATCCTAGCAATAATCGCCTCAATGAGATTAGTATAAATCATAGAGTTTCATTTGAATTATCCGCTCAAAAAGTGTTGAAATCTCTGGAAAACAAGCCAGCAGCATCAGCGTGGACTAATGTCCTgccaaaattgaaaaatgatgctCCAACAAcagacaaagaagaaaaatcagaaGAAAGTGCGCTTGATGACAAACAAGTAGTTTCTGAAGCTCACAATGATCAACCACTGGAAACCACTTTGGGTGGAGATAAGGCAACAACAGTTCATGAGAAGGATCAGTCCTTAACTCTTTCTTCCGCTAAAgaattcaattttgataatGCAGATGGAGGAGATTCTCTTGCTCCCAATATAGTTGCTGACTGGTGGGCTAATGAGAAAGTTGCAGGGAAGGAGAGAGAGGCATCCAAGGATTGGTCCTTTTTCCCAATGATTCAACCTGGTGTCAGCTAA
- the LOC100792189 gene encoding BTB/POZ domain-containing protein At5g41330 produces the protein MSVGSLHPHNNPNFPTTTINTTNSSPLFSCIHISNGRKNSQEIREKKMPPFAGSEPVGFPKPDSDIVSIDVGGQLFQTTKQTLTSAGPKTFFSRIAAESSGLHTPFLDRDPDLFSLLLSLLRTGNLPSKAKTFDLQDLTIESKFYGIESLLVNSLSNPSQLEPFNLQKSLLLPLNGRDSPSALATTASGSLHVAHGSKITSFDWSLRRKSTVLTQFTAVDSLLALSPSLAAAGANDFSGLQILDLDKGRVRETLNWENVTKSGSTVQAIGSSPENMFVSFESSRRNSNSIMVYDLHTLTPVTEIGHNEIFGADIDSAIPTTKLQWIEGYNLLMASGSHSGPSGVSGNIRLWDVRSGNVVWEVSEKVDCFADVAVCDALSVIFKVGVNSGEASYVDLRNLSSGESAWVCLGDKRKILNGKKEGFGCKIETQGNQVFCTKGGDMELWSEVVMGSGNSGRIFKKNLMGRVRDMGGAKITNLAFGGSTMFLTRKDQQCVEVWQSSSREF, from the coding sequence ATGAGTGTAGGTTCTCTTCATCCTCACAACAACCCCAATTTCCCAACCACTACTATAAACACCACAAACTCCTCTCCTCTCTTTTCTTGTATCCACATCTCCAACGGAAGAAAGAACAGCCAAGaaatcagagaaaaaaaaatgccacCTTTTGCCGGATCCGAACCAGTTGGATTCCCTAAGCCAGATTCCGACATAGTTTCCATTGACGTTGGTGGCCAACTGTTCCAAACCACGAAACAGACACTAACCTCGGCGGGTCCGAAAACCTTCTTCTCCAGAATTGCGGCGGAATCTTCTGGACTCCACACGCCCTTCCTAGACAGAGACCCAGATCTGTTCTCGctccttctctctcttctcaGAACCGGTAACCTTCCCTCAAAGGCCAAAACTTTCGATCTCCAAGACCTAACTATTGAGTCTAAATTCTACGGCATCGAATCCCTCCTCGTCAATTCCCTCTCCAACCCTTCTCAATTGGAACCCTTTAATCTCCAAAAGTCGCTTCTTTTACCCTTGAACGGACGCGATTCCCCATCCGCCCTCGCCACCACCGCCTCCGGCTCCCTCCACGTCGCGCACGGCAGCAAGATCACCTCCTTCGACTGGTCCCTCCGCCGCAAATCCACCGTCCTGACGCAATTCACCGCCGTGGACTCCCTCCTCGCGCTCTCGCCGTCGCTCGCCGCCGCCGGCGCCAACGACTTCTCCGGCCTCCAGATCCTCGACCTCGATAAGGGGCGCGTCAGGGAAACCCTAAATTGGGAAAACGTCACCAAATCCGGCTCCACCGTCCAAGCCATCGGATCCTCGCCGGAAAACATGTTTGTCAGCTTCGAATCCTCTCGGAGAAACTCGAATTCAATAATGGTCTACGATTTGCACACCCTGACACCCGTTACGGAGATCGGTCACAACGAGATCTTCGGCGCGGACATCGATTCGGCGATTCCGACGACGAAATTGCAATGGATTGAGGGTTACAATTTGTTAATGGCTTCTGGGTCCCACAGTGGGCCCTCCGGCGTGAGCGGGAACATACGGTTGTGGGATGTTCGGTCCGGCAACGTTGTTTGGGAGGTTTCCGAGAAAGTGGATTGTTTTGCTGACGTGGCGGTTTGTGATGCGCTGTCGGTTATATTTAAGGTTGGGGTGAATTCGGGGGAGGCATCCTACGTGGACTTGAGGAATTTGAGTAGCGGTGAGAGCGCGTGGGTATGTCtcggagataaaagaaaaattttgaaTGGGAAGAAGGAAGGGTTTGGTTGCAAGATTGAAACGCAGGGGAATCAAGTGTTTTGCACCAAGGGTGGTGATATGGAGTTGTGGTCGGAGGTTGTTATGGGGTCTGGGAACAGTGGGAGGATCTTCAAGAAGAACTTGATGGGGAGAGTGAGGGATATGGGTGGGGCCAAGATTACCAATTTGGCCTTTGGAGGGAGCACCATGTTCTTGACTAGGAAGGATCAACAATGTGTTGAGGTGTGGCAGAGTTCTTCTAGGGAGTTTTGA
- the LOC100791666 gene encoding uncharacterized protein isoform X2, protein MYDLYVIHWKKGCSRCKNYCKKRWGSWLGKIGCFGYKKTRKRIGHAVLVPEPTTNGADPAAAASSIQAPSITLPFVAPPSSPASFFQSEPPSTAQSPIGKVSHTCVSASIYSPGGPASIFAIGPYAHETQLVSPPVFSASSTAPFTPPPESVHMTTPSSPEVPFAQLLDPNNKNSETFQRFQISHYDFQSYQFHPGSPVGQLISPRSAISVSGTSSPLPDSEFNATFAHILDFQRADPPKLLNLDNKLSSCENQKSNHGSGSLTPDAARSTTQSGFLSNHWVSEIKMSPHPSNNRLNEISINHRVSFELSAQKVLKSLENKPAASAWTNVLPKLKNDAPTTDKEEKSEESALDDKQVVSEAHNDQPLETTLGGDKATTVHEKDQSLTLSSAKEFNFDNADGGDSLAPNIVADWWANEKVAGKEREASKDWSFFPMIQPGVS, encoded by the exons ATGTATGACCTTTATGTGATTCACTGGAAGAAGGGATGTTCAAGGTGTAAAAACTACTGT AAGAAAAGATGGGGAAGCTGgttgggcaaaattgggtgttttGGATATAAAAAAACCCGAAAGCGCATTGGGCATGCTGTCCTAGTTCCAGAACCAACCACCAATGGAGCTGATCCTGCTGCAGCTGCTAGTTCAATTCAAGCACCTAGTATAACGCTTCCTTTCGTAGCACCTCCCTCATCTCCTGCATCTTTCTTTCAATCAGAACCTCCATCAACTGCACAGTCACCAATTGGGAAAGTATCTCACACTTGTGTGTCTGCCAGCATCTACTCTCCTGGTGGCCCCGCCTCAATCTTTGCCATTGGACCTTATGCCCATGAAACCCAATTAGTCTCACCACCTGTTTTCTCGGCATCATCCACTGCTCCTTTCACTCCACCTCCTGAATCCGTCCACATGACTACACCTTCCTCGCCCGAGGTTCCATTTGCTCAGCTACTTGACCCCAACAATAAGAACAGTGAAACCTTTCAGAGGTTCCAAATATCTCACTATGACTTCCAATCCTATCAGTTTCATCCTGGAAGCCCTGTTGGTCAACTCATATCACCAAGATCTGCCATCTCAGTTTCCGGCACCTCATCGCCACTCCCTGACTCTGAATTTAATGCCACTTTCGCCCATATCCTTGATTTCCAAAGAGCAGACCCTCCGAAGCTTCTCAACTTAGATAATAAACTGTCTTCTTGTGAAAACCAGAAGTCAAATCATGGTTCCGGGTCTCTGACCCCAGATGCTGCAAGGTCCACAACTCAATCTGGTTTTCTATCAAATCATTGGGTTTCTGAGATCAAAATGTCCCCACATCCTAGCAATAATCGCCTCAATGAGATTAGTATAAATCATAGAGTTTCATTTGAATTATCCGCTCAAAAAGTGTTGAAATCTCTGGAAAACAAGCCAGCAGCATCAGCGTGGACTAATGTCCTgccaaaattgaaaaatgatgctCCAACAAcagacaaagaagaaaaatcagaaGAAAGTGCGCTTGATGACAAACAAGTAGTTTCTGAAGCTCACAATGATCAACCACTGGAAACCACTTTGGGTGGAGATAAGGCAACAACAGTTCATGAGAAGGATCAGTCCTTAACTCTTTCTTCCGCTAAAgaattcaattttgataatGCAGATGGAGGAGATTCTCTTGCTCCCAATATAGTTGCTGACTGGTGGGCTAATGAGAAAGTTGCAGGGAAGGAGAGAGAGGCATCCAAGGATTGGTCCTTTTTCCCAATGATTCAACCTGGTGTCAGCTAA